GTTCTGAGCAAAGCGGCCCCAGATACTTCGATGCCGCCAAAAAGATGCTGCAGGACGGCAAATTCAGTTATACAGGCTCACCGAATCCCGGCAGGGAATACAGCCTCACAATCAATTTTCTCTAATTATGCCCCAAAATACTCAACTTCCCAAAAGCTTCAAAGTCCCACAATTGATGGGCATCCTGAACGTTACCACCGACTCATTTTCCGATGGCGGAAGGTTTATAGACCCCGCAAATGCTTTGGCCCATGCCAGGAAACTGGTTGACGATGGGGCAGACATTCTGGATATCGGAGGTGAATCAACCCGCCCCGGATCGCTTCCTGTGTCGCCATCAGAGGAACTGCGCAAAGTATTGCCGGTGCTTGAAAAGATAAGGGAAAACTGGCCGGACCTGCCCATTTCGGTGGACACCCGCAACAGCGAGCTGGCTGAAGCCGCCATAGAACTGGAGGCTACTTACATCAACGATATTTCAGCCCTGAATCACGATCCGCGCATGGCCGGGCTTGTGGCTGCCAATCCACAGGTTAAGCTCGTTCTCATGCACATGCGGGGACAGCCTGAAACGATGCAGACCGATCCGGTTTACACTGATTTGCTGGGCGAAATCGACGATTTCTTCAGGGAGCGGATAGAATTTGCTGTCTCACAGGGAATAGACCGCGCCAACCTCGTTCTCGATCCAGGTGTCGGTTTCGGCAAAACGGCAGAGCACAATTTCAAGTTGCTGGGACATCTGGTGGACTTCCACAAATACGGATTGCCAGTGCTTCTGGGCGTTTCCCGCAAACGTTACATAGCTTCGCTGGACGCGTCCGCGCCTCTGGAACGCATCGGCGGCACCCTCGCCACCGCTGTGATTGGGGCATGGCAGGGCGTTGACATCCTGCGGGTGCATGACATCCACGAACACCGCCAGTTTTTTGCGGTTATTGAGGCCATCGGCAGGGAGGCCGGCCTTTGGAAGTCCTGATCCCCACTTTCTCCGATTTGGTGGATATCTTCATCATCGCGTTCCTTTTCTACCAGGGACTGTGTGTCCTGCGCCGCGGCGGCGGCTGGCACATTTTAGCCGCGATCGTCTTCCTGGTTGTTCTTTCCACGGTGGCCGAAGCCCTGAATCTGCGGATGGTTACCTCAATGCTAAACGCGGTTCGCAACTTTTGGGTGCTGGCCCTCGTGATCATCTTCCAGCCGGAATTGCGCGCCCTGCTGGCCAGGATAAACCTTTCGCGCGAACTCAATCTCAGCCTCCGCAAGAAAGAAAGCAACTCGATCTACATGCCCCTCATAGACGCCATTTCCTCAATGTCTTTCCGGAAAACCGGCGCCCTTGTAGTCATCGAAAACCGCCGCAAACTAACTGAATACATAAACAGCGGCGAAATCATAGACGCCACCCTGTCCCTGCGGCTCATCCTGACCATCTTCAATCCCCGTTCCGCCCTTCATGACGGCGCCATCATCATTCGCGGCGACAGGATCATGGCTGCCAAAGTGGTGCTGCCGCTTTCCAAGAAATCCGAATACAGCAAAAGGTTTGGCACCAGGCATCTGGCAGGCATTGGCATCACCGAAATATCAGACGCGATCGCCATCATTGTCTCGGAGCAGAATTCCCAGATCTCAGTGGCCCGCGACGGCAAAATCCAGGTGAACGTGGCCTACGAAGAGCTTCTCCAGATCATCACCGACGCCACATCATAAGAAAGGAGCATCATGCGGACAGGACCTATCCTAATTGGCATCACGGGAAACATCGGCAGCGGCAAGAGCGCTTTCTGCAGGCTGCTGGCGGAACACGGCTACGAAGTGATCTTTTCCGATGAGATCGCGCAGCGCCAGTTGGACGAACCGGAATGCCTGGAACAAATCACCCGCCGCTGGGGCAAAGAACTGGCTGTGGACGGCAAGGCTGACCGGAAGAAAATCGCCTCCATCGTCTTTGGCAACAAGGAGGAACTGGAATTCCTGAATAGCCTGGTGCATCCCCGGGCCCTTGCTGTCCTGCAGGAAATCGCGGACAACAGCGAGCAAAAGTATCTCTTTTTCGAAGTTCCGCTGCTCTTTGAAGCAGGGATGCAACACTGTTTCGATTACATTGTTCTGGTGCGGGCCAGCCGGGAAAAACGACTTCAGCGTCTGCTCAAAAAAGGCCAGGAAACTCAAGAGCGGATCGAAGCACGCATGGACGCCCAAATCGACGACCTGGCCAAAATCCCCCTCTGCGACCTGGTGATAGACAACAAAGGCTCCCTAAACGCCCTCAAGAACAGCGTGAAGGAATTCATCGGCCGCCTCGATTCCATCCGCCACAAAGACAAAATCCCCTTTTCCAGCTAAGGCCGGGCCGTTGACTGGCGGTTTTTGGAATTAAAAGCCAGCCATATCTGCCAAGCCTCCGCCATTTCCTGTTAACTACACCCTTAGCGGTCTTTTCCATCCCACTCTCACGTCACACGCCAAATCCCCGCATCGAATGCGGCCATTGTGCGGGAGGCGGGACAGGGGCGAAGGAAAGGGCCTTAACGGTCAGGGGACACCGACAGAACAAACGCTGGAATTGAGCAAGAAAAAAGGCGGTATGGAAACCGCCTTGATAAGTTAGCCGTGCCAGGATTTACCCGAGCGACGGTTTGGAATCTATTCCGCCATCCATTTGTCCACCAAACGGGGCAGGATTTCGCCCGCCCGGCCCTGGTGAAATTCGTCAAAGAAACCAAGCCCTTCGGATGGATGGAGGTTCACCGAAATGGTTTTCGCCCCCAAGTAGCGGGCCATTTGCACAAAACCGGCAGCGGGATAGACCACTCCGCTGGTCCCCACCACCAGGAAAACATCGCAGTTTTGCAGCAGGATGTCTATTTCCGGCAATCTGTAGGGCATCTCACCGAACCAGACAATGTCCGGTCGCAGCCTGCCAGTGCATTTGGGACAGGCCGGCAGTTCGGGACTCATGTCCACTTCATCCAGATGTAGCCTGACCCCGCACTTTGTGCAGAGGCAACTGCTGAGAGCGCCGTGCATTTCGATCACGCGGGTATTGCCAGCAGCGGTGTGGAGGCCGTCAACGTTCTGGGTGATGAGGTGGAAATTGTCGCCAAGCCAATCCTCCAGCCTGGCCAGGGCCAGGTGTCCGGGGTTGGGAGCGGCTTGTTTGGACTGGTCCCAGCGAGCTTTGTAAAAGCGCCAAACCAGTTTTGGGTCGCGATGCCAGGCTTCGGGGGTGGCAACATCCTCCACGCGGTGGTTTTCCCAAAGGCCGTCGCTGTCGCGAAAGGTGCGAAGCCCCGATTCGGCGCTGATTCCCGCCCCGGTGAGGACGAGCAGGTTTGTATTCTTCGTGACTTTGATCATTTCATCAATACCATCCTACGGGTTATTTCACGTTCGCCGTTGCTGAGGCGGTATAGATAGACACCGCTGGATACGGGGCTGCCGGCGTCGTCGCGTCCGTTCCAGACGGCATTGTGGGTGCCGGAGGGCAGCTCGGTGTTCACAAGTGACCGCACTCTTTGGCCGCGAAGGTTGAAGATGTCCAGATTCACGGTTGCCGCCTTCGGCAAATCGAAACAGATCGTGGTGGTGGGATTGAAGGGGTTGGGGTAGTTGCCGTGAAGGTTGAAGGCAAGGTTTGTCACCAAATCCTCTGAAGCGACATCGAATTCGCTTTCCAAATAAACATCGTCGATATACCATCCTTCCCCGGTCACATAGCCGTCAGCGCCGAATATGAAGCGGAATTTGGCCATGCCCGTGTAGCTTGAAAGGTCAAATTCAGCCGGGGACCAGCCGAAACTGCCAGAATAGACTTCGGTGTTGGCCGGGAAGGGGGAAGCGGGGTTGTTGTAGATGCGGCGAGGATATCCTCCGACGGGGGTGATCTGGATCCAGGGCCCTTCATCGATGGATATTTGCACCAGGCCTCCATCCCAGGCGTAGCTTGGGTTGGTGTGCACTTCGGCATCCATCCAGTGGTGGAAGTAGAGGCGGCCCTTCTTGCCAAGCGGGATTACCGGGCTTTCCAGAGCTCCGTAGGCAGAGCTGGAATAAGCTCCAGAACCGGGTCCGCCGAACTTCATTGACCAGCTGCCTTCAGCAGTGTTGTTGCGATAGCTTTCACGGTGCCACTGGTTCACGAAACTGG
The Candidatus Cloacimonadota bacterium DNA segment above includes these coding regions:
- the folP gene encoding dihydropteroate synthase, with product MGILNVTTDSFSDGGRFIDPANALAHARKLVDDGADILDIGGESTRPGSLPVSPSEELRKVLPVLEKIRENWPDLPISVDTRNSELAEAAIELEATYINDISALNHDPRMAGLVAANPQVKLVLMHMRGQPETMQTDPVYTDLLGEIDDFFRERIEFAVSQGIDRANLVLDPGVGFGKTAEHNFKLLGHLVDFHKYGLPVLLGVSRKRYIASLDASAPLERIGGTLATAVIGAWQGVDILRVHDIHEHRQFFAVIEAIGREAGLWKS
- a CDS encoding TIGR00159 family protein codes for the protein MEVLIPTFSDLVDIFIIAFLFYQGLCVLRRGGGWHILAAIVFLVVLSTVAEALNLRMVTSMLNAVRNFWVLALVIIFQPELRALLARINLSRELNLSLRKKESNSIYMPLIDAISSMSFRKTGALVVIENRRKLTEYINSGEIIDATLSLRLILTIFNPRSALHDGAIIIRGDRIMAAKVVLPLSKKSEYSKRFGTRHLAGIGITEISDAIAIIVSEQNSQISVARDGKIQVNVAYEELLQIITDATS
- a CDS encoding dephospho-CoA kinase translates to MRTGPILIGITGNIGSGKSAFCRLLAEHGYEVIFSDEIAQRQLDEPECLEQITRRWGKELAVDGKADRKKIASIVFGNKEELEFLNSLVHPRALAVLQEIADNSEQKYLFFEVPLLFEAGMQHCFDYIVLVRASREKRLQRLLKKGQETQERIEARMDAQIDDLAKIPLCDLVIDNKGSLNALKNSVKEFIGRLDSIRHKDKIPFSS
- a CDS encoding NAD-dependent deacylase, which translates into the protein MIKVTKNTNLLVLTGAGISAESGLRTFRDSDGLWENHRVEDVATPEAWHRDPKLVWRFYKARWDQSKQAAPNPGHLALARLEDWLGDNFHLITQNVDGLHTAAGNTRVIEMHGALSSCLCTKCGVRLHLDEVDMSPELPACPKCTGRLRPDIVWFGEMPYRLPEIDILLQNCDVFLVVGTSGVVYPAAGFVQMARYLGAKTISVNLHPSEGLGFFDEFHQGRAGEILPRLVDKWMAE